The Pseudoalteromonas nigrifaciens genome segment AAGAGCTTTGGGCTGGGGTAATCACTATTTATAAAGACGGCGAAAAAGTACAAAAATTTACTGGTAATCAAAATCCCAATAATACCCGTGTAGTCCTTATAAATAACAGCGGTAAAATACTTTATTTTTACGATAGAGGCTTTTCAGTTGATGCGTTAAATAAGTTAAAAGCGACTATAAACTAAATTTATTGATTGCTTTTGTTTTACAGCTTTATTCTAAATGACTATTACTAGTTTTCCTCTACTGATGTTAATTTTGGCTTCGTTAATTACGGTGTGTTATGCAATAAGTAATAGTTAGTTTGGGTTAAATAAATAGATACGTAAGGCAGCAAAGCATGCTTATCGTGAGCTGTAAAACAGGTGGTTAACAACTGTGAACGAATGTAAAAACTGTATTGTAAGTTGTTCAAAAATTAGGTAGTGTTACATAAGAATTCTAAGGAAGAGTTTTATGTTACAGCAATCAGCATTTATAAAAACAAATTTAAAATCATCGGCTTGCTCGTATAATTATCAAGATATTTTAAGAACTCTCCGAGCCTTATTCAACACTATAAATATGGATGATGCACTGCCAAACGTTGAGCAACGTTCACAATATACTTTGTATTTAATTGATGGCGCCACGCATAATTGGCACAACCTTGTACCTGCAGATTTAATCGCTTTAGCGAGGCAGTATAATGTGGTGATATTTAATGTTGAGCGTAAAGCAATATGTGAGAAAAACTTACTACTTAACCATGTTAATGGTGTGTTTTATAAATCGACGCCAAGTGAGGAAGTTTTTAAAGGTTTAGTTAAAATAAATGCAGGCGAATTATGGTTTACTAGAATGATACTCTCCCAAGCATTCAGCGACATTTTAGTTGCGACCTCTTCGTTTAGTAGTTTACACGAAGGCATAGAATTAAAGCAGGACGATTATCAACATTTAACTAAACGAGAGCGTTCAGTTATTCATCTTATCGCGCAGGGGGCGAGTAATAGTGTTATCGCAGATAAATTAAATATTAGCGATCATACAGTCAAAACTCATTTATACAGTGCATTTAAAAAAACAAGTTCTCGTAATAGGGTTGAGCTGGCCAACTGGGCGCAGCGTTACATATCGGTTTTATTACCAATGAGTAAACAATAATTACATACATTAAAAATGGCTACTTTAATAAGTAGCCATTTTTATTTGTTACTTAACTTGCTTTTTTAGCCCACAAGCCTTTATCAATACCTTTAGTTATAAGATCAGTGAGTGCTTTTTCAATTGCTTGAGTAACACAAATACTCATTGGCTCGTTATCACTATAACCGGCTTCTGCCTCGGCAAGGCGCTTATAACTTACATATCTAAAAAAGCCTGCACGCATCTCTTGGCTCAATACTTTTTTACTGGTTGCTACCGAGAGTAATACTTGCCCTGTACGTACGTCTACGGCACGTAAATAAATAGATATAGCATCTTCTCTATATAATTCAGATGCACCTATACCAAAGTACTCCATTCCTAGGCCACCGGTTTTTACATTGGTGTCATAACTAATAATACCGCCTTCTAAAATAATTTTAGCTGTTGTTAATGGCGGTAAATCGGCTTGATTTGGGTTTTCTGACTGGGCAGCACGAATGATTTTCCGCTCAGTTAGAATGTTTTGTAACCCTTCGCGCTCAACCGGTGTAAACCAATCTGATTCATGCAATGCCTGAATTAATATGGAATTAGCCCCTTGAGTAACTGCGGTTGAAAAAGAGCTAACATTCGTTTGCGGTTTGTATTGACCCGTTTGATCTCTAAATGAATAAACAGAGACGGGAATGCTGCCCATTGGCTTGGGTAAGTTTTTTAAATCAGCAAAAATCTCAGTAGGCTCTAAACTTATGGCTTTTTGTTGCGATGGCGGAATTAAATTTCCTATCGTTGTACAGCCCGTTAAAGTAAGTAATATTATTGTTATTAGCAGTTTATACATTATCCAAACCTCGGTACTTCGATGATTACAATGGTGCCATCTAGCATATTTGTTATTTTTACAGTAATAGTATCTGTGGTACTGGTGATCACTTCAATTTGGTAGTCACCACTCATAAATATAGAGTCTTGATTAAATATGCTGTCTTCAGAGTCTTCACCAAATGCCATATTGGTAATTTCTCTGACCATTCTATTTAGGTAAGTACGCTGTAAAGAGTCTTGAAATTGTTCTGCATAATCTCTTTCGATGACAGGTGCTTTGTGTTTGTTTTGCGCTTGAGCTTTACTCAACAACATATTTGCATTGAGTGGGTTGCCGCCAAAACTTGGGTTAATTGGGGTGTAAATTAATTCAGTTGCACTAGCTGAAAAGCTTAGAGTTATTATTATAAGTAGTATTTTATTCATTTTACCATCCGTTTACAGCCATATCGGGAGACGATACAGCCATGTTTGAGCGAGCCATTGCATCTATTACAATATAAACTGCTTGTTCAACGCGTTCGTCAAGAGGCTCTAACCTACGACCTAAATAAGTTGCATAAATAAGTTGGTTATTCATTATTAAAGAAAGCCTGGTGCCAGCCTTAGGTAGCACGGTTTCTTTTATTTCAATATTAAACCCCGCAGTTGAAGGTAAGTCTCTCCAGTAGTTTGAAAACTTGTAATAAAACTGATGGCCAAAACGGCTAATACTTCTATCGAGTAATAAGCCATCTATTTCTAGTTCATCATTTGCAAATGCTGCAGGTGAGAAGCACAGTAAAACTGATAGTAAGTAGCTAATATATATGCTTTTATTATTTTTCATATTATAAAAGGGGGGAAGTATACCTCCCCCCCCACCTTAGCAATTACATTTGCGTAACTGTAGCTGTATTTCCGTCACCAATTTGCGTAACGGATACCATGTTATTCGAGCCGATTATGCCGCCTTGAACAAGGTTATCGTTACCAATTTGATTAACAGTAAATGAAACATCCTCTCCAGCAATTAAAAAGGCTGACTGATCCATACCTGTAACCCAGTTTCCTTCACCTTCTTGTGAAATATCAATGCTATGGCCGCTACCTTCAACCATAATGTCAACTAAGTTGATTTCACCGGTTTGCGATATATCAATTCGGTTTGTATTACTATCTAATATACCAGCAAGAGTAACCATGGTTTCATTTGCTACACCACTTTGCATGATATCAATATTGTTATCATTAGAAGTTAGTGCCGTATTAGGGTAAGAAGACTCTACAACTGTTGTATTTTCGTCACCATTTTGAAATACATCTACATCGTTACCAGTACCATTAAAGTTAACCAGATGTGCGGCATTTAAATCACCAACTTGGTTAATTAAAAACTCATTATCTGAACCAATAACACCCATGTATGCTTCGTTCCCAAAGCCATTTTGAGTTGCAGTTAATTCGTTATTATCACCAATTAATTCAGCTGTAGCTGAGTTGAGAGTATCTAACTGAGTAATAGTAATTTCATTATTATTGCCTAAAAATAGAGCCGAATCTGCTGTATTGCTAGTACCTTCTTGATCAAGGTCTATTTCGTTATCACTACCAACAATAGCAGCAAAGTTAACTGCATTAGATTCACCATCTTGCTCAACTTTTAGCTCATTAGCATCACCCGATACATCGCTAAAGGTTGCTATGTTGCGCGAGCCATCTTGTTCAATATCAAGGTCGTTATCATTACCTTGTAAAGAATTGATTGTAAATGCGTTCCAATAAACCCCTGATTGCTCAATATCAATAGTATTTTGATCACCGGTTAATGACGTTATTTCAGCTTCGTGCCATTCACCAGTTTGTACTGCACTGATTTCGTTGGCATTACCTTGCATATCAAGGTTATAAAACCAATGGCCACCAGCACCCTGAGCTACATCAATCGTATTATCGTCACCCGTGATAATGTTTATAGCTTCGTTATTTACTAAAAAGCCAACACCCTCTTGGGCAACAACTAAAGAGTTGTAATCACCGGTTACTTGCGAGATTAAACCGTTAGCAACACCATCTTGAGAATACTCTTCTGTATTACTATTGCCCACAGTAGCAACGCCTGCGTAATTACCAGTTTGGTTTTGCGTAATTTCTGTGTAATTTTCATTACCATCAATGGTAGCAAGCATGGTGTTGTTATCACCTACTTGTACTAATAATGCATCGTTATTGTTGTTGTTTTGTATCAAAGTCATGTTATTTGATGCGCTCATTACAGAAATGGCCGTACCTATTTCTGAATTTGAGGCTGATTTAGTATCTGTATTTGCATAAGAAGCGAAGCTTGCACCCATTGCAACTGCAACTGCGCAGCTTAAAATTGATTTAGTTAATTTCATTATTTATTCTCCTTGAATAGTAAAAATAAAATACCTAGATATTATCTGTTTTAATTAGGTATTTTCTGTTTCAGCATGCCGTGCTGATATAATGTGTTGTGATCCACTTGATTACTTTTAAGTATGTAAAGTGTTAAGTATGACCAGCGCTCACTGCTTATTTGCATCTTAGATAAAGTACAAGCTGCTCACAGTGAAACAATAATCATGGTGTTAACTGTATTAGTTAATTTTAATTTGTTAAATCATCATTTTTTACCAATTTTAAAGTGCTTATATTTCATGTGCTTATGGTTGTTTTTTGTTTTTATTATGGTTTTATGCAAAAAGCAGTAAAAAAGAAGGAGGTCTACGCTTTTTAACTTATTTAACAAGTTCATAACAACGGCTGTATTTTATGTTTTTCCGATGAAAATCTAGTCAAAATGATTGGTTTTTGCTTTTCTTGCTTGTGTAATTTTATCTTTAGCTGTTTTCTAATAGCTTGCCATGTGATCCCTTGTACTGAAGTAGTAAATAAAATTACTTAGTGTTACTAAGTTAACCCAAACTATGGATAGAACAATGAAAACAAAATTATCTATTATTACACTTGCACTCCTACCTTGCTTAGCCGCCGCTAAAGTGCCCGATGTTGGTGTGATGCAACAACAAGATGCAGCGACTAGTGATTCTTTAATTGTTAAATATAAAAAAAATGCCACCCCAGCAATGCGAAAGCATGCAAGATCTTTAGTTAGAGCTAAAATTTCAGATTTAAATAATGATGAAATAGATGACAGCTATACCTCATTACTTTCAGGTCGCCTTGCTAAGTTTAAAGTAGCGGGCATGAGCACCAAAGAAGCGATTGAGCGCTTAAAGTCGCACCAAGCCATTGAATATGTAGAACCTGATTATAAAGTTAGTATTGCGAATGTACCCAATGATCCCCGTTTTGATGAACTTTGGGGCTTACATAATGTAGGCCAGTCAGGTGGTACCGTTGATGCAGATATTGATGCTCCAGAAGCATGGACTATTTCTATTGGTAGCCGAGATGTAGTGGTAGGTGTAATCGATACCGGTGTTGATTATAGCCATAATGACCTTGCAAGTAATATGTGGGTAAATACCGCTGAAATTGCAGGAGATGGTATAGATAATGACGGGAATGGTTACATAGATGACATTTATGGTATCAATGCAATTACTGATAGTGGCGATCCAATGGACGACCAAGGGCATGGTACTCATGTGTCAGGGACTATTGGTGCAAGTGGCAATGATGCGATCGGTGTTGTAGGGGTAAACCATGAAGTGTCTATTGTTGGCTGTAAATTTTTAGCTGCTGATGGCACGGGGAGTACTTCTGGGGCAATTAAATGTATTGATTATATGATTAGCCTTAAAAATTCAGGTGTTAACCTTCGTGTGCTAAACAATAGCTGGGGCGGCGGCGGGTTTAGCCAAGCACTTGCTGAAGCGATTGATGCAAGCGAAGCGGCAGATATACTTTTTGTAGCTGCGGCAGGTAACGATGCATTAGACAATGATCTTAACCCTCATTATCCATCAAGCTATGAGCACGATAGTATTTTATCTGTAGCAAGTACAGATCGTAATGATGCTATGTCGAGCTTTTCACAATGGGGCTTAACAAGTGTTGATTTAGGTGCCCCAGGTACTGCCATTTTATCTACTGTGCCAGGAAACGCTTATAGTAGTTACTCAGGCACCTCTATGGCAACGCCTCATGTTGCTGGTGCTGCAGCACTTGCTTTATCAGTTAACCCAGATCTAACAGCGTTAGAATTAAAAGAGTTATTAATGAGTAGCGGCGATGCCAACGCAGCACTACAGGGTAAAACGGTTGCTGGTACACGATTAAATGTAAACCAAGCGCTAATTGACGCAGATCCAACCCCAGGCTTTAAACTCAGCGTTAGCCCTTTGTCACAGGAGATCACTGCGGGTGAGTCAGCAAGCTATACGTTTAGTGTAGGCTCAATTGCCAATTGGGATGGTGATGTTGCGTTTGCATTGACAGGTAATTTAGATTCAGCGTCACTTTCACGAAACACTGCTCGCCCAGGTGAAGAAGTACAGTTAGTAGTACCTACCACTGAAGAGACGCAGTGGGGTGAATATGAGTTTACCGTTACAGCAACGTCGGATGATAGAGTTAAGGAAAGCACTGTAAAATTAATGGTTAAACCTATGGGGTTGAATGATTTTACTTACAGCAGTGATGAAAATATTGCTATTCCTGATAATGCGCCAGAAGGTGTAAGCTCTGTAATTACGATTGCAGATGAGTTAACCGTTTTTAATACAGTTGCCGATGTTAACATTAGTCATACTTGGTCTGGTGATTTAATTGTAAAGCTTATCTCAGCGCAAGGCACTACAATAACGTTACAAAATAAAGAGGGCGGTAGCTCAGACGATATTATTAAAAGCTTCACTTCGGATGCATTTAATGGCGAAGTAGCCACTGGCGATTGGGCATTACATGTACAAGACACTGCCGGTGCTGATACAGGTAATATAAATGGCTGGTCACTTACTTTAAGTGCAATTGGAGAGGTAAGCCCGCAACCACCACGTGCTAGTTTTAGCGTTGAAACACAAGGCTTAACGGCTTCGTTTACCGATAGTAGCACAGATGCTAATAACGATATTACACAGTGGCAGTGGAGCTTTGGTGATGGTGCTACATCAACCGATGCAAGCCCTTTGCATGCTTATGCAGTGGCGGGTAGCTATGAAGTTGAATTAACTGTTACCGACAGCGAAGGCAATACCAACGCATCAACTCAAACTGTAGTAGTGAGTGATGTAGAGATTGAGCTAAGCCTTAAGCGCGCTAATAAATCACGCTTAGGCACAATGCGTGTAGAGCTAAGTTGGCAGCAAGTGGGTGCTCAGTCATTAAATGTATATCGTAATGGCGAGTTAGTAGGCACAACCTCAGATAACGGTCGTTATCGTGATTATGTACGTGGTGCAACACTACCTGCGTACGACTATCAAGTGTGTGTAACTGAAAACGTGTGTTCAAACATAGTGACGGTAACTTTTAACTAATAAAATAGTTACCTATTAATATGACACAAGCCCAGCAATGCTGGGCTTTTTTGTTTCAGATTTTATTAAAAAAGCGGCAGCTAATCTATTTTAGTTGTGATTTAGCAACTAACTAAGTTTATATTTACTCACAATTAGCCCGTTCACATCGGCGTAAAGCCAATCATTAGGCTCAATGCAGACGCTTAACATGGCAATAGCTTGATTATTTTCACCACAACCTCGCTTTAACGTACAGCGTGGTGTTGAGCCAAGCGCCATAATAGGTAAATTTAAGGTAGCAAGAATCTCAATATCTCGGCAACAACCATTTATAACTATACCTTCCCAGCCATTTTTTAAAGCACGCTCTGCCATAATATCGCCAATAAATGCAAAGCGTT includes the following:
- a CDS encoding response regulator transcription factor; the protein is MLQQSAFIKTNLKSSACSYNYQDILRTLRALFNTINMDDALPNVEQRSQYTLYLIDGATHNWHNLVPADLIALARQYNVVIFNVERKAICEKNLLLNHVNGVFYKSTPSEEVFKGLVKINAGELWFTRMILSQAFSDILVATSSFSSLHEGIELKQDDYQHLTKRERSVIHLIAQGASNSVIADKLNISDHTVKTHLYSAFKKTSSRNRVELANWAQRYISVLLPMSKQ
- a CDS encoding CsgG/HfaB family protein — encoded protein: MYKLLITIILLTLTGCTTIGNLIPPSQQKAISLEPTEIFADLKNLPKPMGSIPVSVYSFRDQTGQYKPQTNVSSFSTAVTQGANSILIQALHESDWFTPVEREGLQNILTERKIIRAAQSENPNQADLPPLTTAKIILEGGIISYDTNVKTGGLGMEYFGIGASELYREDAISIYLRAVDVRTGQVLLSVATSKKVLSQEMRAGFFRYVSYKRLAEAEAGYSDNEPMSICVTQAIEKALTDLITKGIDKGLWAKKAS
- a CDS encoding curli assembly protein CsgF; protein product: MNKILLIIITLSFSASATELIYTPINPSFGGNPLNANMLLSKAQAQNKHKAPVIERDYAEQFQDSLQRTYLNRMVREITNMAFGEDSEDSIFNQDSIFMSGDYQIEVITSTTDTITVKITNMLDGTIVIIEVPRFG
- a CDS encoding curli production assembly/transport protein CsgE, whose translation is MKNNKSIYISYLLSVLLCFSPAAFANDELEIDGLLLDRSISRFGHQFYYKFSNYWRDLPSTAGFNIEIKETVLPKAGTRLSLIMNNQLIYATYLGRRLEPLDERVEQAVYIVIDAMARSNMAVSSPDMAVNGW
- a CDS encoding curlin produces the protein MKLTKSILSCAVAVAMGASFASYANTDTKSASNSEIGTAISVMSASNNMTLIQNNNNNDALLVQVGDNNTMLATIDGNENYTEITQNQTGNYAGVATVGNSNTEEYSQDGVANGLISQVTGDYNSLVVAQEGVGFLVNNEAINIITGDDNTIDVAQGAGGHWFYNLDMQGNANEISAVQTGEWHEAEITSLTGDQNTIDIEQSGVYWNAFTINSLQGNDNDLDIEQDGSRNIATFSDVSGDANELKVEQDGESNAVNFAAIVGSDNEIDLDQEGTSNTADSALFLGNNNEITITQLDTLNSATAELIGDNNELTATQNGFGNEAYMGVIGSDNEFLINQVGDLNAAHLVNFNGTGNDVDVFQNGDENTTVVESSYPNTALTSNDNNIDIMQSGVANETMVTLAGILDSNTNRIDISQTGEINLVDIMVEGSGHSIDISQEGEGNWVTGMDQSAFLIAGEDVSFTVNQIGNDNLVQGGIIGSNNMVSVTQIGDGNTATVTQM
- a CDS encoding S8 family serine peptidase — protein: MKTKLSIITLALLPCLAAAKVPDVGVMQQQDAATSDSLIVKYKKNATPAMRKHARSLVRAKISDLNNDEIDDSYTSLLSGRLAKFKVAGMSTKEAIERLKSHQAIEYVEPDYKVSIANVPNDPRFDELWGLHNVGQSGGTVDADIDAPEAWTISIGSRDVVVGVIDTGVDYSHNDLASNMWVNTAEIAGDGIDNDGNGYIDDIYGINAITDSGDPMDDQGHGTHVSGTIGASGNDAIGVVGVNHEVSIVGCKFLAADGTGSTSGAIKCIDYMISLKNSGVNLRVLNNSWGGGGFSQALAEAIDASEAADILFVAAAGNDALDNDLNPHYPSSYEHDSILSVASTDRNDAMSSFSQWGLTSVDLGAPGTAILSTVPGNAYSSYSGTSMATPHVAGAAALALSVNPDLTALELKELLMSSGDANAALQGKTVAGTRLNVNQALIDADPTPGFKLSVSPLSQEITAGESASYTFSVGSIANWDGDVAFALTGNLDSASLSRNTARPGEEVQLVVPTTEETQWGEYEFTVTATSDDRVKESTVKLMVKPMGLNDFTYSSDENIAIPDNAPEGVSSVITIADELTVFNTVADVNISHTWSGDLIVKLISAQGTTITLQNKEGGSSDDIIKSFTSDAFNGEVATGDWALHVQDTAGADTGNINGWSLTLSAIGEVSPQPPRASFSVETQGLTASFTDSSTDANNDITQWQWSFGDGATSTDASPLHAYAVAGSYEVELTVTDSEGNTNASTQTVVVSDVEIELSLKRANKSRLGTMRVELSWQQVGAQSLNVYRNGELVGTTSDNGRYRDYVRGATLPAYDYQVCVTENVCSNIVTVTFN
- a CDS encoding putative 4-hydroxy-4-methyl-2-oxoglutarate aldolase, with the protein product MNKFTTPDLYDEHRDSVQVADCGLQHFGNKTTFSGQVVTVTCPDDNSFAAEILHQNGVGKVLVINGFASKRFAFIGDIMAERALKNGWEGIVINGCCRDIEILATLNLPIMALGSTPRCTLKRGCGENNQAIAMLSVCIEPNDWLYADVNGLIVSKYKLS